The sequence GCGCCGGAGGTCACGGCGACCACGGTCTTGTCGCGATGCTTGTGCTGCGCGAGCCAGAGCTTGGCGCCGGCCACGGCGAGCGCACCGGAGGGTTCCAGGATGGAACGGGTGTCCTCGAACACGTCCTTGATCGCGGCGCAGAGCGCATCGGTGTCGACCAGGATGACTTCATCCACGTACTGGCGGCAGAGGCGGAAGGTCTCCTCGCCCACCAGCTTCACCGCGGTGCCGTCGGCGAAGAGGCCGACGTTGTCCAGACGCACGCGTTCGCCGGCTTCCAGCGAGCGCTTCATCGCGTCGGCGTCGTAGGTTTCCACGCCGATGATCTTCACGTCCGGGCGCACCCGCTTGATGTAGGCCGCGACGCCGGCGATCAGGCCGCCGCCACCGATGGCGCAGAACACCGCATGCAGGGGCTTGGGATGCTGGCGCAGGATTTCCATCGCGATCGTGCCCTGGCCGGCGATCACGTCCGGATCGTCGAAGGGGTGCACGAAGGTGAGCTTCTCCTGCTCTTCCAGCTCGCGTGCATGGGCATAGGCGTCATCGAAGGAGGCGCCGTGCAGCACGACTTCGCCGCCGCGTGCCCGCACTGCATCCACCTTGATGGCCGGCGTGGTCTCGGGCATCACGATCACCGCGCGCACGCCCAGCTTGGCCGCCGAGAGGGCGAGGCCCTGTGCATGGTTGCCGGCCGAAGCGCAGATCACCCCGCGCTTCAAGGCCTGGGGCGAGAGCTTGGAGAGCTTGTTGTAGGCGCCGCGCAGCTTGAACGAGAACACCGGCTGCATGTCCTCGCGCTTGAAGTAGATGCGGTTGTGGCTGCGCGCGGAGAGATTGGCGGCGAAGTCCAGCGGGGTTTCGATCGCCACGTCGTACACGTGGGCGTTGAGGATGCGTTCGAGGTAGTCGTCGTTCTGCATGAGCGTAAGGCTTCATTCTGGCGGCCGCGCCTGGGCTGGAAGGAGGGGCTTCGGGCTGGCGCGGGACCGCGGGCGGAACGCGCCAGCCTAGCAGGGCGGCGCGGGCTGGGGCAAGGCAAGGTCTTGTCGCTTTCCTGCAGGGAAGCGCTATCCTTGCTGCTCCTGCCAGGAGAACGCAATGATCCAGCGCATCAATCCCAATCGTCGCTACGCCGACGCCGTGGTGCATCAGGGCGTGGTTCACATCATCGAGGTCCCGGTCAGCGAGACCGACGACATCCGCACCCAGGTGCGCGAGGTCCTCGGCGCGCTGGATGCCACGCTGGCGCTGGCAGGCAGCGGCAAGGACGGCTTGCTGATGGCCAACGTCTATCTGACGGACATGGCCGACTACGACGCGCTCAACGAGATCTGGGAGGCCTGGCTGCCGCCCGGCCAGGCGCCGGCACGGGCCTGCGTGCAGGTCGCCGGCCTCGCGCGGCCGGGCTGGAAGGTCGAGATCGCGATCACCGCCGCCGTGACTGACGGCGAGGCCGAATGAGCGCAGCGGCGCTGCCCGGCCAGGCGCCGGCTACGTCGCAAGGAGTGCGGGGGGACTTCCTCGTCGGGGAGCGGCGCCTGCATCTGGACTGCCGCGGCCAGGCGGGGCCTACGGTCATCATCGAATCGGGCGGCGGCAGTGCTGGCACCGGTGACGCGGGCTGGACACAGATCCGCGACGCGCTGCGCTCACGCCTGCGCATCTGCCTCTACGACCGCGCCGGCCTGGGTCGCAGCGACGCGGTGCGCGGGCCGCGCCGCATCGAGGACTTCGTCGGCGATCTTGCAGGCCTGCTGGTCGCCGCGCGGATCGAGCCGCCCTACATTCTGGTGGGGGCTTCCTTCGGCGGTCTGATCGCCGCGCATTTCGCCACCCGCCACCGCGACAAGGTGCTGGGCATGCTGCTGCTCGATGCGGTGCATCCGCGCCAGTGGCAGCGTGCGAGTGCCTTGCTGCCCACGCCCGACGCGCATGAGGCCAGTGCCCTGCGCGCTTTCCGTGAAGCGGCGCAGCGGGCGATCAGCCATTCGCAGCAGGCCGGTTTCGAGGGCCTGGATCTGGCCGCGACCCAGCTGCCGCTACCGGGCAGCCTGGGCGCCATGCCGCTCACGGTGCTGACGGCGGGTCGCGACGAATGGGCGCCGGGTTTCCCGCCCGAGCTTGCACGGGCGCTGCGCGAGGACTGGCTGGCGATGCAGGCCGAGATGCTGGACCTCTCGAGTCGCAGCCGTCATGAGGTGCTGCCGGACAGCGGGCACTGCGTCCATATTGACGACTCGCTGCATGTGATCGAGACCATCCTCGCGCTCGCCGGACACTGATACGGCTTTGTCTTCAAGCGTATAGCCGCGCGCGGTCGCCTTGCCGCGCTACAGCGCCGTCTTCGGCTCCCCGCCTTGTTCTCTGCTTGAACGCAAGGCCGTAAGAGTGCTCGTGCACGCGCTGCAGCGCCTCGACCAGGCGCGAGCGCGAACGCGGGCTGTAGATCACCGGCAGGCCGCGTGCTTCGGCGGCGGCACGCACGCTGCGGACCAGGCCATGGTTGAGCTGGTCGATCACCATCAGGACCAGTTCGGTGTCCTGCGGAATCGCCTGATGATGTTCGCCCGCCTTGCGGCCACTCCAGTGCCGCATCCGGCTGAAGCCCGCCGCCTGCAGCACGCGCGCGAAACTCTCCACATGATCGCCACCGACCACCAGCACAGTCATCGTTCTCTCCCGCAGGACGGATGGCTTCGATTCTGCTGGCTGGGCCGCGGCGCACGAACGACGCTTTTTTTGGATCGAACTGCGAGGATCGCTTCGATGCTTATCTCCCCCGCGCCCTTCCGCCTCGCTGCCTGTCGTCGCCTCCGGCAAGCCGCAAAGGGAGTCGGCCGTGGCGCAGCTGCGCTAGTGGGGCGATGGTGCGTTGCGTTTCGACCCATCCTGGGCTACTTGGTTAAAGGCGCATCGCCGGACCCGAGAGGCCGGCCATGGCAGCTTCCAGTCCAGCCACGGAGAATTCGCATGCGTCATTCCCTGCAGATCGCCACGCTCGCGTTGTGTTCATTCGCCTTGCCCGCGAGCGCCGCGGACCTGAGCGTCAAGATGGACCTGGTCGATGCCAATGGCGTGGCCGCCCAGGCAGGATCGGTCACGGTCAGCGAGTCGCCCTATGGGCTGGTGTTCACCCCGGCGCTCTCGGGGCTGTCGCCGGGCCTGCACGGTTTCCATGTGCACGAGAAACCCAGCTGCGCGGCCGCGGAGGTCAACGGCAAGCTCACGCCCGCGGGCGCGGCCGGTGGCCACTACGATCCGGCCGGCAGCAAGAAGCACGGCGCACCCTGGGGCGACGGGCACCTGGGCGATCTGCCTCCGCTCTACGTGGATTCCGAAGGTAACGCGAGCCAGCGGGTGTTGGCGCCACGACTCAAGCTGGCAGATCTCGCCGGGCGGGCGCTGATGCTGCACCAGGGCGGCGACAACCATGCCGACTCGCCGCAACCGCTGGGCGGCGGCGGGCCGCGGGTGGCCTGCGGCGTAGTGCCCTGATCAGGCGGGGCTCAGCATCCGGCCTTCGGCCACGATGACGGCGCTGCCACCGACCCGGATCGCGCCGATGTTGCCGTCCACGCGCTCGACCTCCAGCCACAGCTGACTGGGGCGCCCCATGTCGGCGCCCTGCACGATCTCCCACCGGTAGGTGCCGTCCGCCGCCTCGCGCGAGGCCAGCAGCGCACCTAGTGGAGCGGCGGCGGAGCCGGTGGCGGGATCTTCCGGAATCCCCAGTCCAGCGCCGAACATCCGTGCATGCAGGCGGCCTGGCGCCCGCGGGTCGGCACAGTAGGCATAGACCCCGTGGGCGTGCTCGTAGTGGTTCAGTTCGGTCATCAGGGTGGAGTCGGGGCGGCAGGCTGCCAGCGAGGCGCGGCTGTCCAGCTCCACGCAGAGAAAGGCGTTGCCGCAGGACACGATGGCCGAACCGGGCCGCACGCAGGGCGTGGAGAGCCCGAGCATCGCGGCGATGCGCGTGTCGGGCGGCGCCGGACTGAACTGCGGCGGCTGTGCCGTCGTGAGCTGGGCGAACACCGGTTTGCCCTTGCGCATCGTCAGGCGCACCTGCACCGGGCCGACGCCTTCCTCCAGCACCAGGACGCTGTCGCCTTCGGGGGCCGATACCCTGCCAAGATGGGCGAGCACGATCGCGCCGCCGACCGTGGGATGGCCGGCGAAGGGCAGCTCGCGTGCCGGCGTGAAGATGCGCACCCGCGCCGTGTTGGCCGGGTCCTGCGGCGGCTGGACGAAGAGGGTCTCCGAGAGGTTCATCTCGGCGGCGATACGCTGCATGGCAGCGTCGTCGAGACCCGCGGAGTCGGGAAACACGGCCAGCGGATTGCCCGCAAAGGCGCGCTCGGTGAATACGTCGGCGATCAGATAGCGCAGTTTCATTGCACGTCCCTTTCGGAGAAGGGGCGTCCAATTTACACGCCATGGCGGCGCGGCGGAAATCACGCTGGTGCCGTGGCGGGCGAGAACCCGCGCGGCGGACGCCCGTCTTAAAGGCATCGGCGATTTGCGGATCTGCGCATGCGTTTCGACGAATACGTCCGCCTGGATGGCCTGGGCCTGGCCGAGGCGGTCCGGCGCGGTGAGGTGACGCCCGCCGAACTGGCCGCGCTGGCGCGCGGGGCGATCGCACACGACCCGCTGCACCTGAATGCGGTGATCGCCGACCTTGCGCCGCGGGCGCGGGCGCAACTCGCCCACGGCGTCGCCATGGGTGGCCCCTTCCCCGGCGTGCCCTTCCTCATCAAGGATCTGGTCACGCCCATGGCAGGCGTGCCTGCCACAGCCGGCAGCCGATCCTGCAAGGACTATGTTCCCGTCGCCGATGCGCCCATCGTGGCCCGATGGGAGGCCGCGGGCCTGGTGCTGCTGGGCAAGACCAATACGCCGGAGTTCGGTCTCCTGCCGGTGACCGCGCCCGTCCTCTTCGGGCCGACGCGCAACCCCTGGCGGCCCACGCTCAACACGGGCGGCTCGTCTGGCGGCAGCGCGGCGGCGGTCGCCGCGGGCTGGGTGCCGCTCGCCTATGGCAATGACGGTGGCGGTTCGATCCGGATTCCGGCCAGCCTTTGCGGGCTCTTCGGCTTCAAGCCTTCGGTCGGGCGCAACGCCTGGGAGAACCTGGAGGAAATCTGGAACGGCGCGGTGACCAGCAGTGCGCTCACCCGCAGCGTGCGCGATGCCGCGGCCTACCTCGACTGGATTGCCGGCAGCACGCCGGGCTACGACGCCGCGGATCCACCCGCAGGCAGCCTGCTCGCCGCGAGTCGCCGGGCGCCGCCGCGCCTGCGTGTTGCCCTCTCGCTTGATGCCGGGGCTCTGATGCCGGTCAGCGCAGAGGCGCGTGCCGCCGCACTGGCGATGGCCGAACGCCTGCGCGGCCTCGGCCACGAGGTCGTCGAGGCCGCCCCGGCGATCGACTGGTTGCGGCTCTTCCGCGGCTTCTCGGCGGTGGTCTGCGCCTATACCCGGGAGGACGCACGGCGGGTCGCAACGCTCACCGGCGTGCCGCTGGAACAGCTCGATCTCGAACTCGCGACCCGCTATCTGGTGGCGAGCGGCCTGGCCATCGATGCGCGTCGACGGGCGCTGGCGGACGCTGCGTGGGCAGAGGCGCGTCGCGCCATGGCGGACTTCCATGCGCGCTACCCGGTGTGGCTCACGCCGGTGGCCGCCTTCGACTGCCTCAACCACGATGCCTACCAACTGCGGCCGCTGGAGGCGCTGTTCGCGCGCGTGGCACTGGCGCTGGGCATCGCGCCCTTGCTTTACCGCGATGCCCTGGTCGACCACGCGGTGCGGCGCGAACTCGGCCGCATCCCCTTTACGCCCATCGCCAACATCACCGGCGCGCCTTCGATGTCGGTGCCCGGCTACCGCACGCCGGATGGTCTGCCGGTGGGGGCCCTGCTAGGCGCGGCGCCCGGTGAGGACGCCCTGCTCTTCTCGCTGGCCGGCGAACTGGAGGCCGCAGCGCCCTGGCGGGACAGCTACCCGTTCTTGCAGGACCATGGAAACGACTGATTCGCCACAAGCGCCGCCGCGCGTCGCGCTGTTAGCATCGCAGCCCTGAGGAATCGACTTCCATGTTGCTGCGCATCGTCTCCATCCTGTTTCCGCTCTTCGCCATCGTGGCCGTCGGCTACCTGGTGGCCCGCCGCAAGAAGCCCGACCTCACCGCCGCCAACACGCTCAACATGGACGTCTTCACGCCGGCCCTGGTGTTCGGCGTGCTCGCGGGCAAGGATTTCCATCTCGACCAGTTCCTCCCGCTTGCCGGCGCGACGCTGACCCTGATTGTCTCCGGCGGGCTGCTCGCCTGGGGCGTGGCGCGCCTGTGCAAGGTGCAGGCGAAGACCCTGGTGCCGCCAGTCATGTTCAACAATTGCGGCAACCTCGGCCTGCCGTTGGCGGTGCTCGCCTTCGGCGAGAAGGCGCTGCCGCCGGCGGTGGTGATGTTCATGATCTCCAACCTGATGCACTTCTCGGTCGGTGCATGGTTGCTCGACCATCACACCCGGCTCACCACCCTCTGGAAGGTGCCGGTGGTGGCCGCGACGCTGTTGGGGCTGGTCGTGAGCCTGGCCGGCATCAGCCTGTGGCCGCCGCTGCTCATCGCGATCAAGATGATCGGCGACATCTCGATCCCGCTGATGCTCTTTGCGCTGGGCGTGCGGCTCACCGACGCGCACTTCGGGCACTGGCGCATCGGCCTGGGGGGCGCCGCGCTGCGTCCGGTGGCGGGCATGGCGGTGGCGGCGCTGCTGACCCTGGTCGTCCCGATGCCGCCCCTGCAGCAAGGCATGCTGATCGTCTTTGGCGCGCTGCCGCCCGCGGTGCTCAACTTCATCTTCGCCGAGCGCTACCAGCAGGAGCCGGAGAAGGTCGCCTCGATCGTGCTGCTCGGCAACGTGATCGCCCTGATCTTCTTGCCGCTTGCGCTGGCCCTGACCCTGCCGGGCTGAGTTTCTACTTCTTGCGTGCGCGCGGATGCGCCGCGTCGTAGACCTTGGCGAGGTGCTGGAAGTCGAGGTGGGTGTAGATCTGGGTGGCGCTGATGCTGGCGTGGCCCAGCAGCTCCTGCACCGCGCGCAGGTCACCGGAGGACTGCAGCAGGTGCGAGGCGAAACTGTGGCGCAGCATGTGGGGATGCACGTGCACGCCCAGTCCGCTGCGCTGCGCCCACTGCGTGAGCGCGGCCTCGATGCTGCGCGGGCTGATCGCCTCGCCGCGGGTATTCACGAAGAGCGCACGCACCTCGGGCTTCGCGAAACGCGCGCGCTCGGCCAGCCAGGGCTGCAGCGCCTCTATCGCCTTGCCGCCGATCGGCACCATGCGGGTCTTGCCGCGCTTGCCGGTGACGGTGATCTCGTGCGCCACCAGGTCGATGCTGCCGTCATCGAGCGCGAGCGAGGCGAGTTCCGACAGGCGCAGGCCCGAGGAGTAGAAGAGCTCGAACATGGCCTTGTCGCGGCTCGCGAAGACATGTTCCTGCGGCGTGTCGAGCAGGGCTCCTGCCTGCTCGGGCGAGAGCGCCTTGGGGAGCAGGCGCGGCGAGCGCGGGGCCTTGATACCGCTCACCGGATTGGCGGCGATGCCGCCTTGCTTGCCCCACCAGGCGAAGAAGCCGCGCCAGGTGGAGAGCTGCCGCGCGATCGAGCGGCCCGAGAGCCCGCCCGCATGCTGGCGCGCGGCGAAACGGCGGATGTCGTGGGGCGACAGCGCATCGAGCGCGCGTGGGGCGCAGAGGCTGAGCAGCAGCTCCAGGTCGCGGCGGTAGTTCTTGAGTGTCAGCGGGGCCAGGCGGCGCTCGAAGCGCAGCATATCGAGCCAGTGCTCGGCGATCGCCGGCAGTTCGGGCGTTGGCGTCTCCGCATCGGGTGTGGCTGCTCGTTTCATCAGTCGTCGCGTCCGAAGAGCAGTCCCATGCCGACCACATCGTAGTCCAGGCCGTCCACGCGTACGGCGGCGCGCTTGCAGCCTTCCACGACGAAGCCTGCACGGCGGTAAAGCGCGAGTGCGGCGGCATTGTCCGCGCGTACCTGCAGCTCGACCCGGCGCAGGCCGAGATGGCGCGCTGCGTCGAGCGTACGGACGACTAGCTGCTGCCCCAAGCCCTTGCCGCGCCAGCCGGCAAGCACGCCCATGCCTAGCGTGCCCACGCCGGCGTAGGCGGCCAGCGCGCGGAGAGGAGTGATGTCGCACCATCCGACGAGGCCTTCGTCGGTCTCCGCGACCATGTTCGGTGCGTTGTCGGCAAGTGCCGCTTGTACGAAGCGCGTGGTGTCCTCAAGGCTGAAAGCGTCGAAGGTCGCTAGCCAGCGCCGCTCGCGCGCCACGCTGCCGATCAGTTCGCGCAACGCCGGGATGTCGCTTTCGCTGAGGGCGCGGATGACCACGGTGTCGGCAGCCGTGGTCATCGTGTTCAGCCCAGGTAGTTGAGCAGGGAGGCGCTCACCAGGTCGGCGATGCGTGCCACGTAGAGCGTCCCCATCTCGGGATAGAAGCGCTCAAGATCCTCGCTGCCCAGGGCCAGCAGGCCGAAGACCTGGCCGTCGCGCTTGAGCGGCAGCAGGGCTACGGAACGCACATGGGCGCCGGCCTCGCCGAACCAGCTCACCACTTCAGGCTGGGTGGCCGGGCCGCAGTAGGGATGGCGCAGATCGGCGGCGAAGAAGCGCGTCTCCTCGGAGACGCGCGAGAACTCCGGCGATTCGCGGCTGATGATGCTGTTCCACACGCGCAGGGCGATGTGCGGCACCTCGAAGTCGTCGACCAGGTGGCTGTCGAGCACGGCCTGGATGGATTCGAAGCTGTTGGCCTCCAGCAGACTCAGCGTCATCCGGTGCACCTTCTCCGAGATGGCGTCGTTCTCCTCGCCGAAACGCACCAGCTCGGCCATCTTGTCCTGCAAGAGGCGCAGCTTCTCGCGCAGCGCCATCAGCTGGCGTTCGGTCAGCGAGATGGCTTCACCGGTATCCGGATGCGGCACTTCCAGATGCGCCAGCAGCTCCGCGTTGGTTTCGAAGAAGTCCGGATGTTCCTGCAGGTAGGCGGCGACGGCCTGGGCGTTCATCGGGGCGTTCATGGCGATCTGTTCTTCCTGGCTGGTCCGGCTGCTGGGGCCGGACGCGTCAATGTTGTTTGCCGGTGCGTCGGCGCGGATCTGAGCGAACTCAGGCGATCTCGATTTCGCCTTCGAAGACGGTGACGGCCGGGCCGGTCATCATCACTGGCGTGTCCGGGCCGTCCCAGGCGATGGTGAGATCGCCGCCGTGGGTGTGTACCTGGACCGGAGAGTCGAGCATCTCGCGCCGGATGCCGGACACCACCGCGGCACAGGCGCCTGTGCCGCAGGCGAGGGTCTCGCCCGCGCCGCGCTCATAGACGCGAAGATTGATCTCGTGACGGCCGACGATCTGCATGAAGCCGGCGTTCACCCGTGCCGGGAAACGCGTGTGGCGCTCGATCAGCGGGCCCTGGCTCAGCACCGGCGCGAGCTTGGTGTCGGCCACCACCTGCACCGCGTGCGGGTTGCCCATGCTGACCGCGCCAATGGTGACCTCGGTGCCTTCGACGTCCAGCGGCTGGGCCGCGGCGTCGGTGTCGGAGATGAAGGGGATGCGCGCCGGCTCGAAGATCGGCACGCCCATGTTCACCGTGACCAGGCCGTTCTCGCCCAGGCGCGGGCTGATGATCCCGGCGAGCGTCTCGACGCGGATCTCGTCCTTGTCGGTGAGGCCCTGGTCGCGCACATAGCGGGCGAAGCAGCGCGCGCCGTTGCCGCACTGCTCGACCTCGCCATCGATGTTGAAGATGCGGTAGCGGAAATCCACGCCCGGCGTGGTGCTCGCCTCGACGATCAGGATCTGGTCGCAGCCCACGCCGAAGCGCCGATCGGCGAGCAGGCGCGCGCGTTCGGGCGTGATCTCGAAAGCCTGGCGGATCGCGTCGATCACGACGAAGTCGTTGCCCAGGCCCTGCATCTTGGTGAAGCGGAGTTTCATGAGGCGGATTCTCCCATAGTCGCCGCTGCCGGAGCGACCGCGGCCGACGCTACGGCGCTCTCGCGCAGCACCAGCTGAACCGGCAGCAGGCGCTCGCCCGCCGCGGGCCGGCCTTGCAGCAATTGACGCGCGGCCTCGCGCCCCAGTTCCTCTTTGTCCACCCGCACGGTGGCTAGCGGCGGGGTGGCGAGGGCCGCCGCCGCGATGTCGTCGTAGCCGACGAAGGCGATGTCGCGCGGGACGGCGACGCCCGCCTCCTGGCAGGCGCGCATGGCGGCCAGCGCGGTCTCGTCGTTGTAGGCGAAGACCGCATCGGGGGGATGCGGCAGGGCGAGCAGCTGGCGCATCGCGGCCTGGCTCGCCGGTTCGCAGTGCAGGCGCGGGTCCAGCGTGATCTCCAGGTCCGGATCGGCGAGCCGGCCCGCCTCGAACAAGGCCTTGCGGTAGCCGTGCGCGCGCAGCGCGATCGAATGGTGGGTGGGCGGCCCCGAGATCATCGCGATGCGCTCGCGCCCCTGTGCGATCAGGTGGCGGGTGGCCGCGAAGGCGCCCTGCAGATTGTCGTCATTGATGCAGAAGCAGTCCGGGTCGAAGTGATCGACTACGGCGAGCGGCAGGCCGCTCGCACGGATGCGCGCCAGCAGCTCGGGCTCGAAGTAGCCGGCGGCGATCAGGGCCTGCGCCTCGTGCCGGCGCAGGATGCGCTCGACCGGGTCGGCCGGTGCCAGCACCACGAAACTCACCAGGCCGTCGGCCTCGCTCCAGACCTCTTCCACGCCCTGCAGCACCACCGGGTAGAAAGGGTTGGCGGAGCGCGCGGTATGCGCGCGGTTGAGCAGGAAGAGCACCCGCAGCGAGCGGCCCGGCCGCAGGCGCGCCTGGTCGTAGCCGAGCTCGGCGGCGAGCGCGAGGATGGTCTGGCGGGTGGCGTCGGAGACGCCGGCGCGGTTCTTCAGCGCCCGCGAGACCGTGCCGATCGAGACGCCGGCGGCCGCGGCCAGCGCGCGGATGTTGAGGCCGCGGCGGTCATCGTCGTCGGGGGCGGGAAGTGAGGGGCTGGCCACGCTGAGCGGTCCTCGATGCGGCGCGGGCGGCGTCGCTTGTCGCCGGATGATAGCGCCGTGCATCGTGGCGCCGTGCCGCCAAGGGCATGCGGCTCAGGCGCAGGCGAGCTGGGCCCGAGGCAGCTCCTCACGGGCGCGCTGCGCAATAGCCTCGGCCAGCCGCGTGGCGAAGGCTTCGAGGGCCGGCTGCAAGCTGCGTCCGGCGCGCAGGAAAAGGCTCAGGGGGCTTTCGGCGGGGGGCTCGTCCTGCAGTGGCACGAAGACCAGGCGGCCATCGGCGAGATCCTGTTCGAGGCCGAGCCGGGTCTGGAATGCGATGCCCAGCCCCGCTGCCGCGATGCTGCGGGCGAGTTCCACGGAGCCGGTCTCCAGCACCACGTCCAGCGCGCCCGGGTGGCGGGCGAGCAGCGGCTGCATTTCTGCGGCGATGCTCAGTTCCGGGCTGCTGAGGATCAAGGGGTGGGCGGCGCATTCGGCGAAGCGCAGCTGCATGCGGCCCGCGAGCGGATGCTGCGGATGCAGCACGGCGCCGAGGCGAAAACGCGCGCCGTAGCGGCGCTCCAGATCGGCATCGGCGACTTCGGCAAAGCTCAGGGCGAGATCGGCGTCGCCGTTGCGCACCGCCTCCACATTGGCGACCGAGGTACCGGTCTGCACGCGCAGGCGCACGCCGGGATGGCTGCGCATCATGGCGGCCGTCACGCTGGCCACGAGGCCCGCGCTAAGGCCTTCCACCGAACGCAGGTGCACCGTGCCGGCACGGCCCCCGCGCAGGGCTTCGATCAATGACTCCAGGCGTTCCTCGTCCTGCAGTACGGTGAGCACATGGCCGGCGAAGGCCGCGCCCGCGGGCGTGAGCTGCAGGCCCCGCGGCAGTCGCTCGAAGAGCGGCATGCCGAGCGCGTCCTCCAGCGCGATGAGCTGCCGGTTGAGCGCGGAGGAGTCGATGTGCAGCTGGCGCGCCGCCTGGCGGACCGAGCCGCAGCGGCGGATCGTGTCAAAGCAGCGGAGCGTGCGGCGGGGAATCTGCAGGGCGATGGCGGGCTCCTTGCGGCGCTTCGCCGCGCATGGCCGCCGCGCCGGTACTCAGGGGCTGCTGCCGGGCAGCGCGCCGGCACAGCGGCGCTCCCACCAGCTCAGCAGCACGTCGCGCAGGAGGGCGGCGGCGTCCTCGCCATAGTAGGTCGCAAGCCCGGCGTGGTGGCTACGCAGATCCGAATAGCGCTCATCGGTGAGTCGGACTTCCACCGGCACCCGGGCCAGCGGCACATTGGTGAATTGCGGCCGGTAGGCCGGATCGCGATTGAGCGGGCGGTCGGACTTGATGTGCGGCTGGCGGAAGTCCGCCGGGGTACGCAGATTGGTGGGCTGGATGCGCAGCGGCGGCACGCGGGCGAGGTCCGCGGCGCTCGCCGTATGGATGGAGAGCCCGATCGGCTTGAGTTCGAAGTTGCTGGTGCGCCCGACGTCGTTGCCGCAGACATTTGGCACCGCCAGCACATCCATCAGGGCGAGCAGTTCGACATGGTCGCCGGTCTGCGCCGGCAGCCGGTGTATGAGCGCGCGATCACCCGCCACGCTGGTGTTCATGAAGAAGTTGAGCGAGTCGTGCACATCGTCGGGCGTGAGCCCGTATTCGCGCTGGGCCTCGGCCTGGATGTCGTGACAGTTGGTGTGCCGCGTGAAACCGTAGACCGACTCGTAGAGGTAGGCGCTGCAGCGCGAGAACATCACGTCATTGCAGCCGGCCGTATCGGCCAGGATGTACATCATCGCCCGCTCGCGCGGCGGCGCCGACCAGACGAAATCGCCCGCGCTCGGGCGCAGGCCGTGCACCGCGCGGATCCGCCCGGCGTGCATGACCTCCTTGTGGTCGTGCAGGTTGAAGCAGTTGAAGTCCACGCATTGCGGCCCCGCAATCTGCTCGATGCGCAGGATCTGACCCTTGCGCACTTCCAGCGCCTTGCCGGTGCCGGGTTCGATCACGCACTCATGCACCAGGTTGCGCGCGGCCGGCGCGTCGAGGGCGGCCGGCGCTGCGGTCGGGTTGGACCTCGCGGCCAGCCCGACCTCGCCGTCTTCGAAGGCGCGCGCGATCAGCGCCTCGCGGCTGAGACTGCAGGCGGTCGCCGTGCGGTCCAGGAGCTCGAGCTGCTGGGTGTTGAGCGAGAGGGTGAAGATGCGGTCCATGGCGGCCTCGGGCGACGACGGTGTCGCGAGGATTCTAGGCAGCCCTCATGCACGCGGAACAGGACCGATCCGGCCGCAGGGTGTGGCCGGAATGACCTCACCCCGGCTCGACGGAGGTCAGCGCATCAGCTGGCGCCAGCGGCGGTAGCTGCAGTCGTTCATCACCACGGTGTGGCCGGCGTCGCGTGCGCGCTGCGCGGCGGCCTCGTCGATCACGCCGTCCTGCATCCAGATGTTGGGGATGCCCAGGCGCACGGCCTCGTCGACCATCGGCCCGACACGATCGGCATTGATGAAGAAGTCCGCCATGTCGACCTTGAAGGGAATCGCGGAAAGCGAGGGATAGGCCGTGACGCCGAAGA is a genomic window of Niveibacterium sp. SC-1 containing:
- a CDS encoding CoA-binding protein; amino-acid sequence: MFLNPSADEIRNLLQGVRTIAIVGASPKPERPSHSIAQFFIEQGLTVVPVHPAIGELFGVTAYPSLSAIPFKVDMADFFINADRVGPMVDEAVRLGIPNIWMQDGVIDEAAAQRARDAGHTVVMNDCSYRRWRQLMR
- a CDS encoding urea carboxylase-associated family protein, translated to MDRIFTLSLNTQQLELLDRTATACSLSREALIARAFEDGEVGLAARSNPTAAPAALDAPAARNLVHECVIEPGTGKALEVRKGQILRIEQIAGPQCVDFNCFNLHDHKEVMHAGRIRAVHGLRPSAGDFVWSAPPRERAMMYILADTAGCNDVMFSRCSAYLYESVYGFTRHTNCHDIQAEAQREYGLTPDDVHDSLNFFMNTSVAGDRALIHRLPAQTGDHVELLALMDVLAVPNVCGNDVGRTSNFELKPIGLSIHTASAADLARVPPLRIQPTNLRTPADFRQPHIKSDRPLNRDPAYRPQFTNVPLARVPVEVRLTDERYSDLRSHHAGLATYYGEDAAALLRDVLLSWWERRCAGALPGSSP